From Streptomyces yatensis, one genomic window encodes:
- a CDS encoding L,D-transpeptidase, with the protein MSHTPRSLRSRAVLTCALLVAPLIAGVSGCAGSPDPLSAKPYDAADQISFSGDGDGRKADPDKPLEVTAKGDDSRITDVTATDAAGRYVRGELAEDGKHWRSTVPLAAGAHYTLKVSTEDSNGAPGRRTVDFSTSSARRLLKVTFGPKAGEYGVGQPITAKLSRPVKDPSARAVIERALKVDSRPAVEGVWHWVDSRNLHYRPQEYWPAHATITAHSNLKGIRIGGGLYGGDAKSLRLTTGDRLEALTDSGTHQMTVKRNGVPIRTIPITTGMPGFDTRNGIKVVLAKESAVRMTGASIGLGAGSYDLMVYWAARVTKSGEYVHAAPWSTGSQGYANVSHGCTGMSTANAEWFFNTVRLGDIVQVVNSNGEDMAPFSNGYGDWNMAWADWRKGSAVSGGGQSDATTADSARLRPQV; encoded by the coding sequence ATGAGCCACACACCTCGATCACTCCGAAGCCGGGCGGTGCTGACCTGCGCCCTGCTGGTGGCGCCGCTGATAGCGGGTGTGAGCGGATGCGCGGGATCCCCCGACCCGCTGTCCGCCAAGCCGTACGACGCCGCCGACCAGATCTCGTTCAGCGGTGACGGCGACGGCCGCAAGGCCGATCCGGACAAGCCGCTCGAAGTGACCGCCAAGGGCGACGACAGCCGGATCACGGATGTCACGGCCACCGACGCCGCGGGCCGCTACGTCCGGGGCGAGCTGGCCGAGGACGGCAAGCACTGGCGCAGCACGGTGCCGCTGGCCGCCGGCGCCCACTACACGCTGAAGGTGTCCACAGAGGACTCCAACGGCGCTCCCGGCCGCCGTACCGTCGACTTCTCCACCAGCTCCGCACGCCGGCTGCTGAAGGTCACCTTCGGCCCCAAGGCGGGGGAGTACGGGGTGGGGCAGCCCATCACGGCCAAGCTGAGCCGGCCCGTCAAGGACCCCTCGGCCCGCGCCGTGATCGAGCGCGCCCTGAAGGTGGACTCACGGCCCGCGGTGGAGGGCGTCTGGCACTGGGTGGACAGCCGTAACCTGCACTACCGCCCGCAGGAGTACTGGCCCGCCCACGCCACCATCACGGCCCACTCCAACCTCAAGGGCATCAGGATCGGCGGCGGGCTCTACGGCGGCGATGCCAAGTCGCTGCGGCTGACCACCGGCGACCGCCTGGAGGCCCTGACCGACTCCGGCACCCATCAGATGACGGTGAAGCGGAACGGGGTGCCCATCCGGACCATCCCGATCACCACCGGTATGCCCGGATTCGACACCCGGAACGGCATCAAGGTGGTGCTGGCCAAGGAATCCGCCGTACGGATGACGGGCGCCAGCATCGGGCTCGGCGCCGGCTCCTACGACCTGATGGTCTACTGGGCCGCCCGGGTGACCAAGAGTGGCGAATATGTCCACGCCGCGCCCTGGTCCACCGGTTCGCAGGGCTACGCCAACGTCAGCCACGGCTGTACGGGCATGAGCACGGCGAACGCCGAGTGGTTCTTCAACACCGTGCGCCTGGGCGACATCGTCCAGGTCGTGAACAGCAACGGAGAGGACATGGCGCCGTTCAGCAACGGCTACGGCGACTGGAACATGGCCTGGGCGGACTGGCGCAAGGGCAGCGCCGTCTCCGGCGGCGGCCAGTCCGACGCCACGACCGCCGACTCCGCCCGGCTCCGTCCCCAGGTCTGA
- a CDS encoding cysteine desulfurase/sulfurtransferase TusA family protein codes for MPYFDMASSAPLHPVARQALLAALDEGWADPSRLYREGRRARLLLDAAREAAAEAVGCRPDELVFTPSGTRAVYGGIAGALAGRRRAGRRLVVSAVEHSSVLHTAAAHEADGGTVTEVPVDRTGRVAPGAYATALREAPDGVALACLQSANHEVGTLQPVAEAAEECAAAGVPLLVDAAQSLGWGPVEGNWSLLAASAHKWGGPAGVGLLAVRKGVRFRTVPPTDERESGRSPGFENLPAIVAAAASLRAVRAEAAAEAERLRGLVDRIRARVPELVPDVEVVGDPERRLPHLVTFSCLYVDGEALLHELDRAEFSVSSGSSCTSSTLTPSHVLRAMGVLSEGNVRVSLPHGTAETEVERFLEALPGVVAQVRERLGAPKPAETAEPAVAPEPEPEPDVALVVDSLGKRCPIPVIELAKVIGQVPVGGVVVVLSDDEAARLDIPAWCEMRGQSYEGERTADRGVAYRVRRRA; via the coding sequence GTGCCCTACTTCGACATGGCCTCGTCCGCTCCCCTGCACCCCGTCGCCCGGCAGGCGCTCCTCGCCGCGCTCGACGAGGGGTGGGCCGACCCCTCACGCCTCTACCGGGAGGGACGGCGGGCCCGGCTGCTGCTGGACGCCGCACGGGAGGCGGCCGCCGAGGCGGTCGGGTGCCGCCCGGACGAGCTCGTCTTCACTCCTTCGGGGACGCGCGCGGTGTACGGCGGTATCGCGGGGGCGCTCGCGGGTCGCCGACGCGCCGGCCGCCGTCTGGTCGTCTCCGCCGTGGAGCACTCCTCGGTGCTGCACACGGCGGCCGCGCACGAGGCGGACGGCGGTACGGTCACCGAGGTCCCGGTGGACCGTACGGGACGGGTCGCCCCGGGTGCGTACGCGACGGCCCTGCGGGAGGCCCCGGACGGGGTGGCGCTGGCCTGTCTGCAGTCCGCCAACCATGAGGTCGGCACCCTGCAGCCGGTGGCCGAGGCGGCCGAGGAGTGCGCGGCGGCGGGCGTACCGCTGCTGGTGGACGCGGCGCAGTCGCTCGGCTGGGGTCCCGTAGAGGGCAATTGGTCGCTCTTGGCGGCAAGTGCCCACAAATGGGGCGGACCTGCGGGAGTGGGGCTGCTCGCGGTGCGCAAGGGGGTGCGCTTCCGTACGGTCCCGCCCACCGACGAGCGGGAGTCGGGCCGCTCCCCCGGGTTCGAGAACCTCCCCGCCATCGTCGCCGCGGCCGCCTCGCTGCGGGCCGTCCGGGCGGAGGCCGCCGCGGAGGCGGAGCGGCTGCGGGGGCTGGTGGACCGGATCCGGGCCCGGGTGCCGGAACTGGTCCCGGACGTCGAGGTGGTCGGCGATCCGGAGCGGCGGCTGCCGCATCTGGTGACCTTCTCCTGTCTCTATGTCGACGGAGAGGCGCTTCTCCATGAGCTGGACCGCGCGGAGTTCTCGGTCTCGTCCGGCTCCTCCTGCACCTCGTCCACGCTGACCCCGAGTCATGTGCTGCGGGCCATGGGGGTGCTGTCCGAGGGCAATGTCCGGGTCTCGCTTCCGCACGGTACGGCCGAGACGGAGGTGGAGCGGTTCCTGGAGGCGCTGCCGGGGGTGGTGGCGCAGGTGCGGGAGCGCCTGGGTGCGCCGAAGCCCGCCGAGACCGCCGAGCCCGCCGTCGCCCCGGAGCCCGAGCCCGAGCCCGATGTCGCGCTGGTGGTCGACTCGCTCGGCAAGCGGTGCCCGATTCCGGTGATCGAGCTGGCCAAGGTGATCGGCCAGGTGCCGGTGGGCGGTGTGGTGGTGGTGCTGTCCGACGACGAGGCGGCCCGGCTGGACATCCCGGCCTGGTGCGAGATGCGGGGCCAGAGCTACGAGGGCGAGCGGACGGCCGACCGGGGCGTGGCCTACCGGGTGCGACGCCGCGCCTAG
- the ctaD gene encoding cytochrome c oxidase subunit I, with the protein MSILNEPQGAGTTAAQAREIPVRRKQPGNVVVKWLTTTDHKTIGTLYLVTSFAFFCIGGLMALFMRAELARPGTQIMSNEQFNQAFTMHGTIMLLMFATPLFAGFTNWIMPLQIGAPDVAFPRLNMFAYWLYLFGSLIAVGGFLTPQGAADFGWFAYSPLSDAVRSPGVGADMWIMGLALSGFGTILGAVNFITTIICMRAPGMTMFRMPIFTWNVLLTAVLVLLAFPVLAAALFALEADRKFGAHVFDAANGGALLWQHLFWFFGHPEVYIIALPFFGIISEVIPVFSRKPMFGYISLIAATISIAGLSVTVWAHHMYVTGGVLLPFFSFMTFLIAVPTGIKFFNWIGTMWKGSLSFETPMLWAIGFLITFTFGGLTGVILASPPMDFHVSDSYFVVAHFHYVVFGTVVFAMFAGFHFWWPKFTGKMLDERLGKITFWTLFVGFHGTFLVQHWLGAEGMPRRYADYLAADGITTLNTISTISSFLLGLSILPFLYNVWKTAKYGKKVEVDDPWGYGRSLEWATSCPPPRHNFLTLPRIRSESPAFDLHHPEIAALDQLQNHGAPDEDKALAGGKEAGK; encoded by the coding sequence GTGAGCATCCTCAACGAACCCCAGGGTGCCGGTACGACCGCTGCGCAAGCGCGGGAGATTCCGGTGCGTCGGAAGCAGCCGGGCAATGTCGTCGTCAAGTGGCTGACCACCACGGACCACAAGACGATCGGCACGCTCTACCTCGTCACGTCGTTCGCGTTCTTCTGCATCGGCGGCCTGATGGCGCTCTTCATGCGCGCCGAGCTGGCCCGTCCGGGCACGCAGATCATGTCGAACGAGCAGTTCAACCAGGCGTTCACCATGCATGGCACGATCATGCTGCTGATGTTCGCCACCCCGCTGTTCGCGGGCTTCACGAACTGGATCATGCCGCTGCAGATCGGTGCGCCCGATGTGGCGTTCCCGCGGCTGAACATGTTCGCGTACTGGCTGTACCTCTTCGGCTCGCTGATCGCGGTGGGCGGGTTCCTGACCCCGCAGGGCGCGGCCGACTTCGGCTGGTTCGCCTACTCCCCGCTGTCGGACGCGGTCCGTTCGCCGGGTGTCGGCGCGGACATGTGGATCATGGGTCTGGCCCTCTCCGGCTTCGGCACGATCCTCGGTGCGGTCAACTTCATCACCACGATCATCTGCATGCGCGCTCCGGGCATGACCATGTTCCGCATGCCGATCTTCACCTGGAACGTGCTGCTGACCGCGGTGCTGGTGCTGCTCGCCTTCCCGGTGCTGGCCGCCGCGCTGTTCGCCCTGGAGGCGGACCGAAAATTCGGGGCACATGTCTTCGACGCGGCCAATGGCGGCGCGTTGCTCTGGCAACACCTCTTCTGGTTCTTCGGCCATCCAGAGGTGTACATCATCGCGTTGCCGTTCTTCGGCATCATTTCCGAGGTCATTCCGGTCTTCTCCCGGAAGCCGATGTTCGGTTACATCTCCCTGATCGCCGCGACGATTTCGATCGCCGGTCTCTCGGTGACGGTGTGGGCCCACCACATGTATGTCACCGGCGGAGTGCTGTTGCCGTTCTTCTCGTTCATGACGTTCCTCATCGCGGTGCCGACCGGTATCAAGTTCTTCAACTGGATCGGCACGATGTGGAAGGGGTCGCTGAGCTTCGAGACCCCGATGCTCTGGGCGATCGGCTTCCTGATCACCTTCACCTTCGGTGGTCTGACCGGTGTGATCCTGGCGTCGCCGCCGATGGACTTCCACGTCTCCGACTCGTACTTCGTGGTGGCCCACTTCCACTACGTGGTCTTCGGCACCGTGGTCTTCGCGATGTTCGCCGGATTCCACTTCTGGTGGCCCAAGTTCACCGGCAAGATGCTGGACGAGCGGCTCGGAAAGATCACCTTCTGGACGCTGTTCGTGGGCTTCCACGGCACGTTCCTGGTGCAGCACTGGCTGGGCGCCGAGGGCATGCCCCGCCGGTACGCCGACTACCTGGCGGCCGACGGCATCACCACGCTGAACACCATCTCGACCATCAGCTCCTTCCTGCTGGGCCTGTCGATCCTGCCGTTCCTCTACAACGTCTGGAAGACCGCCAAGTACGGCAAGAAGGTCGAGGTCGACGACCCCTGGGGCTACGGACGTTCGCTGGAGTGGGCGACCTCCTGCCCGCCCCCGCGGCACAACTTCCTCACCCTGCCGCGGATCCGCTCCGAATCCCCGGCGTTCGACCTGCACCACCCGGAGATCGCGGCGCTCGACCAGCTCCAGAACCACGGTGCGCCCGACGAGGACAAGGCCCTCGCGGGTGGTAAGGAGGCCGGCAAGTGA
- a CDS encoding carbohydrate kinase family protein, with translation MRIAVTGSIATDHLMSFPGRFADQLVADQLHTVSLSFLVDTLDVRRGGVGPNICFGMGVLGLSPILVGAAGEDFADYRAWLDRHGVDTASVHISEVKHTARFVCTTDADHNQIASFYTGAMSEARQIELQPVAERAGGLDLVLISADDPEAMVRHTEECRSRGIPFAADPSQQLARMDGEDIRLLIGGAEYLFTNEYEAALIETKTGWTAEQILSKVGTRVTTLGAQGVRIDREGEEPVVVGCPEEDQKADPTGVGDAFRAGFLSGLSWNLSLERAAQVGCMLATLVIETVGTQEYELRRGHFMERFAKAYGHEAAGEIAPHLP, from the coding sequence GTGCGTATTGCCGTTACCGGCTCCATCGCCACCGACCATCTGATGTCCTTCCCCGGCCGCTTCGCCGATCAGCTGGTCGCCGATCAGCTGCATACGGTCTCCCTCTCCTTCCTGGTGGACACGCTCGATGTCCGCCGTGGGGGAGTCGGCCCCAACATCTGTTTCGGCATGGGCGTGCTCGGCCTGAGCCCGATCCTGGTCGGCGCGGCCGGTGAGGACTTCGCCGACTACCGCGCCTGGCTAGACCGGCACGGTGTGGACACCGCGTCCGTCCATATCTCCGAGGTCAAGCACACCGCGCGCTTCGTCTGCACCACCGACGCCGATCACAACCAGATCGCGTCCTTCTACACCGGCGCCATGAGCGAGGCCCGCCAGATCGAGCTGCAGCCGGTCGCGGAGCGCGCCGGCGGCCTCGACCTCGTGCTGATCAGCGCGGACGACCCGGAGGCCATGGTCCGGCACACCGAGGAGTGCCGCTCGCGCGGCATCCCCTTCGCCGCCGACCCCTCCCAGCAGCTCGCCCGCATGGACGGGGAGGACATCCGGCTGCTGATCGGCGGCGCGGAGTACCTCTTCACCAATGAGTACGAGGCCGCGCTGATCGAGACCAAGACCGGCTGGACCGCGGAGCAGATCCTCTCCAAGGTCGGCACCCGGGTCACCACGCTGGGCGCGCAGGGCGTGCGCATCGACCGCGAGGGCGAGGAGCCCGTCGTCGTCGGCTGCCCGGAGGAGGACCAGAAGGCCGACCCGACCGGCGTCGGCGACGCCTTCCGCGCGGGCTTCCTCTCCGGCCTGTCCTGGAACCTCTCGCTGGAGCGCGCCGCCCAGGTGGGCTGCATGCTGGCGACGCTGGTCATCGAGACGGTCGGCACCCAGGAGTACGAGCTGCGCCGGGGCCACTTCATGGAGCGCTTCGCCAAGGCGTACGGCCATGAGGCGGCGGGCGAGATCGCGCCCCACCTCCCCTGA
- the coxB gene encoding cytochrome c oxidase subunit II: protein MSPNGSDRSSRRPVRRKLLQALAAGLVLATATGCTSKDFPRLGMPTPVTEEAPRILSLWQGSWAAALATGVLVWGLIIWAVIFHRRSRTKIEVPAQTRYNMPIEALYTVVPIIIVSVLFYFTARDENALLKTSKKPDHVVNVVGYQWSWGFNYMENVDGSTASPKQEAKEISSIPQRMLNAVPKGAEGVYEAGTPGERNPQTGNPGPTLWLPKGESVQFILTSRDVIHSFWVVPFLMKMDVIPGHTNRFEVTPNREGTFKGKCAELCGVDHSRMLFNVKVVSPERYQQHLKDLAKKGQTGYIPAGIEQTDAAKNAETKIQ, encoded by the coding sequence GTGAGTCCCAACGGCTCCGACCGCTCGTCGCGGCGCCCGGTGCGGCGGAAGCTGCTGCAGGCGCTGGCCGCGGGCTTGGTCCTGGCGACCGCCACCGGTTGCACATCAAAGGACTTCCCCCGCCTCGGAATGCCTACCCCCGTCACGGAGGAGGCGCCGCGGATCCTCTCCCTGTGGCAGGGCTCGTGGGCGGCAGCGCTCGCCACGGGCGTCCTGGTCTGGGGCCTGATCATCTGGGCGGTCATCTTCCACCGTCGCAGCAGGACCAAGATCGAGGTTCCGGCGCAGACCCGGTACAACATGCCGATCGAGGCGCTGTACACCGTGGTCCCGATCATCATCGTCTCGGTGTTGTTCTACTTCACCGCACGCGATGAGAACGCGCTCCTCAAGACCTCCAAGAAGCCCGACCACGTGGTCAACGTGGTGGGCTATCAGTGGAGCTGGGGCTTCAACTACATGGAGAACGTGGACGGGAGCACCGCCAGTCCGAAGCAGGAAGCCAAGGAGATCTCCTCGATCCCCCAGCGCATGCTCAACGCCGTCCCCAAGGGCGCCGAGGGCGTCTACGAGGCCGGCACCCCCGGTGAGCGGAACCCGCAGACCGGCAACCCGGGCCCGACCCTGTGGCTGCCCAAGGGCGAGTCGGTCCAGTTCATCCTGACGTCCCGCGATGTCATCCACTCGTTCTGGGTGGTCCCCTTCCTGATGAAGATGGACGTCATCCCGGGTCACACCAACCGTTTCGAGGTCACCCCGAACCGCGAGGGCACCTTCAAGGGCAAGTGCGCCGAGCTGTGCGGCGTCGACCACTCCCGGATGCTCTTCAACGTCAAGGTCGTGTCGCCGGAGCGCTACCAGCAGCACCTCAAGGACCTGGCGAAGAAGGGCCAGACCGGCTACATCCCGGCGGGCATTGAGCAGACGGACGCCGCCAAGAACGCGGAGACCAAGATCCAGTGA
- a CDS encoding cytochrome c oxidase subunit 4, whose translation MKVQGRMFIWLAVFILVMAIVYGVWSKEPAGTTALFLAFGLSIMIGYYLAFTARRVDVGAQDNKDADVADDAGELGFFSPHSWQPLSLAVGGALAFLGVIFGWWLLFFSAPIVMIGLFGWVFEYYRGENANQ comes from the coding sequence GTGAAGGTCCAAGGCCGGATGTTCATCTGGCTGGCCGTTTTCATCCTCGTCATGGCGATCGTCTATGGCGTGTGGTCGAAGGAGCCGGCCGGTACCACCGCGCTCTTCCTGGCCTTCGGGCTGAGCATCATGATCGGCTACTACCTGGCCTTCACGGCGCGCCGGGTGGATGTCGGAGCGCAGGACAACAAGGACGCGGATGTCGCGGACGACGCCGGTGAGCTGGGATTCTTCTCCCCGCACAGCTGGCAGCCGCTCTCCCTGGCCGTCGGTGGCGCCCTGGCCTTCCTGGGCGTGATCTTCGGCTGGTGGCTGCTCTTCTTCTCGGCCCCGATCGTCATGATCGGTCTCTTCGGCTGGGTCTTCGAGTACTACCGCGGCGAGAACGCCAACCAGTAA